The Kroppenstedtia pulmonis genome has a segment encoding these proteins:
- a CDS encoding pre-toxin TG domain-containing protein, translating to MKNRFCSLFKNRKGAQTLEYIFILTAAVILAMVVYNFMSGGELRHTLQTKIEQMFAGMVGDGAETTTKEKEPEPDPKPDPPLKPKKEEKKEEKKEKEEEKSFLDNSYVQEGTDFVLDSIPIVSNLKSAYEVVSGKDIFGNELSDFDRAASGAGVFIPGAKHVKRGVKVTEKGLDLVNGVKKADKGKKGGKRNGCAKSPKEKCDDDKDIEKNGDENKKTNPTELKMSDVIDNPLSVQGKTAEELAQPFIDAGYDVEIKQSTKGSRRAKKILIKGHTINMIQIHPGGGRHGLPYTKVKGNGVNYKVVKGKKEDYKGDPNEEKGDFYWADD from the coding sequence ATGAAGAATCGATTCTGTTCTCTTTTCAAGAATCGCAAAGGGGCTCAAACCCTGGAGTATATCTTCATCTTAACAGCTGCCGTGATTTTGGCGATGGTAGTATATAACTTCATGTCTGGCGGTGAATTACGGCATACCCTACAAACAAAAATTGAGCAGATGTTTGCAGGAATGGTAGGCGATGGAGCAGAAACTACCACTAAAGAGAAGGAGCCGGAACCCGATCCAAAGCCTGATCCACCTCTAAAGCCGAAGAAAGAAGAGAAGAAGGAAGAGAAAAAGGAAAAGGAAGAGGAAAAGTCCTTCTTAGACAACTCCTATGTCCAGGAGGGAACCGACTTCGTCCTGGACAGCATTCCCATCGTTAGCAATCTAAAGTCTGCCTATGAAGTCGTTTCGGGAAAAGACATCTTCGGTAATGAGCTAAGTGACTTCGACCGGGCCGCTTCCGGAGCTGGTGTCTTCATCCCTGGAGCCAAGCATGTCAAGCGAGGCGTCAAGGTCACCGAAAAGGGCCTTGACCTAGTCAATGGAGTCAAGAAAGCGGACAAGGGGAAAAAAGGGGGTAAACGAAATGGGTGTGCAAAGAGTCCCAAGGAGAAGTGTGATGATGATAAAGATATAGAGAAGAACGGTGACGAAAACAAAAAAACTAACCCCACAGAATTAAAAATGTCAGATGTTATTGATAATCCATTATCTGTGCAAGGAAAAACAGCTGAGGAATTAGCTCAACCTTTTATCGATGCTGGATATGATGTTGAAATAAAACAGTCAACTAAGGGATCACGTAGAGCAAAAAAAATATTGATCAAAGGGCATACCATTAACATGATTCAAATTCATCCAGGCGGTGGGAGACATGGATTGCCTTATACAAAAGTAAAAGGAAATGGGGTTAACTATAAAGTGGTAAAAGGAAAGAAGGAAGATTATAAGGGTGATCCAAATGAGGAAAAAGGAGATTTTTATTGGGCAGATGATTAA
- a CDS encoding YIP1 family protein: MDKPWISIWFQTRDTIRETQQETSTGTKILLVALFGLAFGYDTASSQSLGDKYSFGLIAVGSPLMGILNAFIHWFVISWLAYWIGSRWFHGDGDWEESRTAMAWAGIPFIAKLILWIPQLFLFRLDNFTTDSPLLDTSVGLSVLFWVFGLIDLILTIWYFVILSKSIGEVHGVSSTLAFGIVLLSYVAMVLVLVLTSFIAFALLMG, translated from the coding sequence ATGGACAAGCCCTGGATTTCAATCTGGTTTCAAACCCGTGATACCATTCGGGAAACACAGCAAGAAACATCCACCGGGACCAAGATTCTTCTGGTTGCCCTTTTCGGTTTGGCCTTCGGCTACGATACGGCCAGTTCTCAAAGCCTGGGAGACAAATATTCTTTTGGACTGATCGCTGTAGGATCCCCTTTGATGGGAATTTTGAACGCTTTTATACACTGGTTCGTGATCAGTTGGTTAGCCTACTGGATCGGCAGTCGATGGTTTCATGGTGACGGTGACTGGGAGGAATCACGGACAGCCATGGCCTGGGCAGGTATCCCTTTTATCGCCAAACTGATTCTGTGGATTCCACAGTTGTTTCTGTTTCGATTGGACAATTTCACCACGGACTCTCCTCTTTTGGATACATCTGTGGGGTTATCCGTACTGTTCTGGGTGTTTGGTTTGATCGATCTGATCCTGACGATCTGGTATTTTGTTATCTTATCCAAAAGCATAGGTGAGGTTCACGGAGTCTCTTCCACCCTGGCATTTGGTATCGTGTTGCTTAGCTATGTAGCTATGGTTCTAGTGTTGGTACTGACTAGTTTCATCGCATTTGCTCTGTTGATGGGATAG
- the lepB gene encoding signal peptidase I, whose protein sequence is MKKNIGIILATLTLLVIGCLVFFQHFFFYEVYGTSMSPTLRSGESVLSREFALKDIERGDIIGFEHPLLADGDYLKRVVALPGDTVEVKAQQVLVNGKKTTYPINPKGAPDFGPVKVEKDHLFVLGDQMADSDDSRTLGTVSYKQIRGVLVFR, encoded by the coding sequence GTGAAAAAAAACATTGGAATTATATTGGCAACACTGACTCTTTTGGTAATAGGATGCCTCGTTTTTTTTCAACATTTCTTCTTTTATGAAGTTTACGGTACCAGTATGAGTCCGACTCTTAGAAGTGGAGAATCTGTTCTCAGCCGGGAGTTTGCTTTAAAAGATATAGAACGGGGAGATATCATCGGGTTTGAGCACCCCCTCCTTGCGGACGGAGATTATCTGAAACGGGTAGTCGCCCTCCCTGGAGATACCGTAGAGGTGAAAGCCCAACAGGTACTGGTAAACGGGAAAAAGACCACGTATCCGATCAACCCCAAGGGAGCACCGGACTTTGGACCCGTAAAAGTGGAGAAGGATCACCTGTTTGTGTTGGGAGATCAAATGGCTGACAGTGATGACAGCCGCACCTTGGGTACCGTCTCCTATAAACAAATTCGAGGAGTATTAGTGTTTCGTTAA
- a CDS encoding prepilin peptidase, giving the protein MAEHILYIILILLLVGATVTDLKERLIYDRFVVIGLVAAVMIRVFHRTEPWWNYLLTGLGVFIVLMIIAAFTNERSIGGGDVKLFAMLGLAVGWKAFLLIFFLSHFMAAIYVLGVKLLFWKKVSRHYEFPFAPFILLATSIVYGTFHLL; this is encoded by the coding sequence TTGGCTGAGCATATTCTTTACATTATTTTAATCCTTCTATTGGTTGGGGCTACAGTTACCGACCTCAAGGAACGATTGATCTATGACCGCTTTGTCGTGATCGGATTGGTTGCTGCAGTGATGATTCGAGTCTTCCATCGAACAGAACCTTGGTGGAATTATCTATTGACTGGACTTGGGGTCTTTATCGTATTAATGATTATCGCCGCCTTTACCAACGAGCGTTCCATTGGTGGTGGTGATGTCAAACTGTTTGCGATGCTTGGATTGGCGGTAGGATGGAAAGCGTTTCTCCTTATTTTCTTCCTGTCTCATTTCATGGCTGCGATCTATGTACTTGGAGTCAAGCTTTTGTTTTGGAAGAAGGTTTCAAGACACTACGAGTTTCCTTTTGCCCCGTTTATACTACTGGCAACCTCAATTGTTTACGGAACTTTCCACTTATTATGA
- the cpaB gene encoding Flp pilus assembly protein CpaB: protein MQDAKRRAVIFLVIALLLAAIAGFMFLQKVSAVDSRLGEMTTVYVAKKNITSRAPLRPDFFEAKEVPAQFVQKSTVTNLDGIQVGKYTLPIHQLVSVVPISEGELLTDNVLKEQSFLTANNKRMVTLSQSDKVRFDGSLEVNDRVDLIVSDQKDNGAETEIFMRDVPVVGVAEDDNGNVTGVGLEVSLDEAKKLIHKQNFAMSIRVLKAPTEKDDGGKKKQKKEESSNPQQKIQVPQGDSQEEVHDDREPGDQDQTGSNTGEGNEQNQ from the coding sequence ATGCAGGATGCAAAGCGAAGGGCTGTTATTTTTCTTGTTATTGCGTTGTTGTTGGCAGCAATTGCCGGCTTTATGTTTTTGCAGAAGGTTAGCGCAGTAGACTCCCGACTTGGGGAAATGACCACGGTCTATGTGGCTAAAAAGAATATTACTTCTCGGGCACCACTACGACCGGACTTTTTTGAAGCCAAGGAAGTACCTGCACAATTTGTTCAAAAATCCACTGTGACTAACTTGGATGGGATTCAAGTAGGGAAGTACACACTACCAATTCATCAATTGGTTTCGGTGGTACCGATTTCTGAAGGGGAGCTGTTGACGGACAATGTTTTGAAGGAACAATCCTTCCTGACAGCTAACAATAAACGGATGGTAACTTTATCACAATCCGATAAAGTACGTTTTGATGGTTCATTGGAGGTTAATGACCGTGTGGACTTAATTGTGTCCGATCAGAAAGATAATGGGGCAGAAACGGAGATCTTTATGCGGGATGTCCCCGTAGTTGGAGTGGCGGAGGATGACAATGGAAATGTGACAGGTGTTGGCTTGGAAGTTTCCCTGGATGAGGCGAAAAAGTTGATTCATAAGCAAAATTTTGCGATGTCGATCCGTGTATTGAAGGCCCCCACAGAAAAAGATGACGGGGGCAAGAAGAAACAGAAAAAAGAAGAATCCTCTAATCCACAACAAAAGATCCAAGTACCCCAAGGAGATTCCCAAGAGGAAGTCCATGACGATCGGGAACCGGGAGATCAAGATCAAACCGGTTCGAATACAGGGGAAGGAAACGAACAGAACCAATAG